From Triticum urartu cultivar G1812 chromosome 2, Tu2.1, whole genome shotgun sequence, a single genomic window includes:
- the LOC125534480 gene encoding chromatin structure-remodeling complex protein SYD-like: protein MLPSTARPAGAAAYTQPQLRQMRAQCLVFLAFKNQMEPRKRHLDIALGEDDIDGAGCHGETTTSWPSQASPSSAALLPLPHLLPISSLRLSPPVTEQEQKQENLDRNDDPEAKHE, encoded by the exons ATGCTTCCTTCGACGGCTCGCCCTGCAGGTGCCGCGGCCTACACGCAGCCGCAGCTGAGGCAGATGAGGGCGCAGTGCCTCGTCTTCCTCGCTTTCAA GAACCAGATGGAGCCCAGGAAGCGGCACCTCGATATCGCGCTCGGTGAGGATGACATCGACGGAGCTGGCTGCCACGGCGAGACGACTACGAGCTGGCCTTCTCAAGCCTCGCCGTCCTCTGCAGCACTGTTGCCACTGCCGCACCTCCTGCCCATCTCCTCGCTGCGGCTGTCCCCGCCCGTGACGGAGCAGGAGCAGAAGCAGGAGAATCTCGACCGCAACGACGACCCTGAAGCAAAGCACGAGTAG